A DNA window from Piliocolobus tephrosceles isolate RC106 chromosome 9, ASM277652v3, whole genome shotgun sequence contains the following coding sequences:
- the LOC116418914 gene encoding DENN domain-containing protein 3-like isoform X1 translates to MAEAASQHLSLPSRLLELCALLGASRDSLQSLEQVAQKKGVKHLSALDPEVLSIFVPPFISKEDSQMAGANCGTLGKTRRRSFRKKRERPRPEQWKGLPGPSRVPEPEDVTVPDGVDLLALPQLCFPGGVCVATEPKEDRVHFLVLTDVCGNRTYGVVAQYYRPLHDEYCFYNGTTHGEPSRPAVGAAGCFVPYAVCVVSRFPYYNSLKDCLSCLLANLKLYKDFEVDNPIKDFAAKLSLIPSPPPGPLHLVKYI, encoded by the exons ATGGCGGAGGCCGCGTCGCAGCACTTGTCGCTGCCCTCGAGGCTGCTGGAGCTGTGCGCGCTGCTGGGCGCCTCCCGGGACAGCCTCCAAAGCCTCGAGCAG gtTGCTCAGAAAAAGGGAGTCAAACATCTTTCTGCTCTTGATCCAGAGGTCTTGTCCATTTTCGTGCCTCCTTTTATCAGTAAAGAGGACAGTCAAATGGCTGGTGCAAACTGTGGCACTCTCGGTAAAACCAGGAGGCGCTCcttcagaaagaagagagagaggcccAGACCAGAGCAGTGGAAGGGCCTCCCGGGGCCCTCCAGAGTGCCAGAGCCTGAGGATGTCACCGTCCCGGACGGCGTGGACCTCCTTGCCCTGCCCCAGCTGTGCTTCCCAG GGGGTGTGTGCGTGGCCACTGAACCCAAGGAGGATCGCGTCCACTTCCTGGTGCTGACCGATGTCTGCGGGAATAGGACCTATGGCGTGGTGGCCCAGTACTACCGGCCCCTGCAC GATGAGTACTGTTTCTACAATGGCACAACGCACGGGGAGCCATCCCGGCCAGCTGTGGGCGCTGCTGGCTGCTTCGTGCCCTACGCCGTGTGCGTGGTCTCCAGGTTCCCCTATTACAACTCCCTCAAGGACTGCCTCTCCTG tttATTGGCTAATCTAAAGCTCTATAAAGATTTTGAAGTTGATAATCCTATAAAAGATTTTGCTGCGAAGCTATCTTTAATACCCAGCCCGCCACCTGGACCACTCCATTTGGTAAAGTATATCtga
- the LOC116418914 gene encoding DENN domain-containing protein 3-like isoform X2, which yields MAEAASQHLSLPSRLLELCALLGASRDSLQSLEQVAQKKGVKHLSALDPEVLSIFVPPFISKEDSQMAGANCGTLGKTRRRSFRKKRERPRPEQWKGLPGPSRVPEPEDVTVPDGVDLLALPQLCFPGGVCVATEPKEDRVHFLVLTDVCGNRTYGVVAQYYRPLHDEYCFYNGTTHGEPSRPAVGAAGCFVPYAVCVVSRFPYYNSLKDCLSW from the exons ATGGCGGAGGCCGCGTCGCAGCACTTGTCGCTGCCCTCGAGGCTGCTGGAGCTGTGCGCGCTGCTGGGCGCCTCCCGGGACAGCCTCCAAAGCCTCGAGCAG gtTGCTCAGAAAAAGGGAGTCAAACATCTTTCTGCTCTTGATCCAGAGGTCTTGTCCATTTTCGTGCCTCCTTTTATCAGTAAAGAGGACAGTCAAATGGCTGGTGCAAACTGTGGCACTCTCGGTAAAACCAGGAGGCGCTCcttcagaaagaagagagagaggcccAGACCAGAGCAGTGGAAGGGCCTCCCGGGGCCCTCCAGAGTGCCAGAGCCTGAGGATGTCACCGTCCCGGACGGCGTGGACCTCCTTGCCCTGCCCCAGCTGTGCTTCCCAG GGGGTGTGTGCGTGGCCACTGAACCCAAGGAGGATCGCGTCCACTTCCTGGTGCTGACCGATGTCTGCGGGAATAGGACCTATGGCGTGGTGGCCCAGTACTACCGGCCCCTGCAC GATGAGTACTGTTTCTACAATGGCACAACGCACGGGGAGCCATCCCGGCCAGCTGTGGGCGCTGCTGGCTGCTTCGTGCCCTACGCCGTGTGCGTGGTCTCCAGGTTCCCCTATTACAACTCCCTCAAGGACTGCCTCTCCTGGTGA